A section of the Telopea speciosissima isolate NSW1024214 ecotype Mountain lineage chromosome 3, Tspe_v1, whole genome shotgun sequence genome encodes:
- the LOC122654974 gene encoding probable leucine-rich repeat receptor-like protein kinase At1g35710, with amino-acid sequence MASFIAFVLEIVILWASFIPATIAVASASSSSPETKALLNWKASGTGFPGSWDSFDPSPCKWTGIACNAAGRVTKIELSYFFIHAELNKLNFSSFQFLERVNLSRNFRIYGIIPDDIGKLKNLNTLSLSHNSINGSIPREIGNLKNLNQLFLGSNNLSGSIPATIGNLKNLSQLDLSNNMFIGSIPSEIGEMKQLVLLNLSHNKLNGSIPAQMGKHNFHYLDLDLSYNNLKGRVADEIAKKTPTQAWKNNKGLHSYRRDFPSKNTDKIGVKGFEIKIFIVSYLSTIIVVAFVIVGVSFLLRQKSINRINETRPQKNGDIFSIWNYDGTIAYSDIMKATEEFDIKYCIGTGGYGSVYIAKLPTGRVVAVKKLHRFESDERTYEKSFTNEIHVLTRIRHRNIVKLYGFCSHSSCKFLVYEYIERGSLTYTLGNEAKAVELDWSKRLNVIKGVAQALSYLHHDITPPLIHRDISSNNVLLDVDLEPHLSDFGTAKFLNPDSSNCTVLAGTYGYIAPELAYTMVVTEKCDVYGFGVLVLETIMGRHPGELVSSLSLPNAKDLILNDVLDSRLPPPTQLVAQDLSFSMMLAIACLHTNPRSRPTMQYVSQELGNPTNSYRNPLV; translated from the exons ATGGCGTCCTTCATTGCATTTGTATTGGAAATAGTTATTCTTTGGGCTTCTTTCATCCCTGCAACCATAGCAGTGGCatctgcatcatcatcatcacctgaAACCAAGGCTCTGCTCAACTGGAAAGCCAGTGGCACCGGCTTTCCTGGTTCCTGGGATTCATTTGATCCAAGTCCATGTAAGTGGACAGGAATAGCTTGCAACGCAGCTGGAAGAGTAACAAAGATAGAACTATCTTATTTCTTCATACATGCtgagctcaacaaattgaatTTCTCATCTTTCCAATTTCTAGAGCGAGTCAATCTCAgtagaaatttcagaatttatgGAATCATCCCAGATGACATAG GTAAGTTGAAAAACCTCAACacactctccctctctcacaaTAGTATCAATGGCTCAATACCAAGAGAGATAGGAAATCTCAAAAATCTCAATCAGCTGTTCTTAGGAAGTAACAATCTTTCAGGTTCAATACCTGCAACAATTGGGAATCTTAAGAATCTTTCACAATTGGACCTGAGTAACAATATGTTTATTGGTTCAATTCCTAGCGAAATCGGAGAAATGAAACAGCTAGTGCTACTTAATCTTAGTCACAACAAGCTAAATGGTTCAATCCCTGCACAGATGGGGAAACATAATTTTCATTACCTCGATTTGGACTTGTCCTACAATAATTTGAAGGGTCGTGTTGCAGATGAAATAGCCAAGAAAACTCCAACGCAAGCATGGAAGAATAACAAAGGTTTGCATAGTTATCGTAGGGATTTCCCAAGTAAAAACACAGACAAAATTGGTGTGAAAGGGTTTGAAATCAAGATTTTCATTGTTTCATATCTTTCTACCATCATAGTTGTGGCCTTTGTAATTGTTGGTGTCTCGTTTCTATTGCGGCAAAAGTCGATAAATCGCATCAATGAAACAAGACCACAAAAAAATGGAGATATATTTTCCATATGGAACTACGATGGGACGATTGCATATAGTGACATCATGAAAGCAACAGAAGAATTTGATATCAAATATTGTATTGGCACTGGAGGTTATGGAAGTGTTTACATAGCAAAACTACCTACAGGGAGAGTAGTAGCTGTGAAAAAGCTTCATCGCTTTGAATCTGATGAGAGAACTTATGAGAAAAGCTTCACTAATGAGATACATGTATTAACAAGAATTCGACATCGGAATATTGTGAAACTTTATGGGTTTTGCTCCCATTCAAGCTGCAAATTTCTAGTTTATGAATACATAGAAAGGGGAAGCTTAACTTACACTCTTGGAAATGAAGCAAAAGCTGTGGAACTGGATTGGAGCAAACGTTTAAATGTCATCAAAGGGGTTGCACAAGCTTTGTCTTATCTGCATCATGATATCACGCCACCATTAATTCATCGAGACATATCGAGCAATAATGTTTTGTTGGATGTAGATCTCGAGCCTCATCTTTCTGACTTTGGAACGGCTAAATTTCTAAATCCAGATTCATCCAATTGCACTGTACTTGCAGGCACATATGGATATATTGCTCCAG AACTTGCATATACAATGGTTGTGACAGAAAAATGTGATGTTTATGGTTTTGGAGTATTGGTACTAGAGACAATTATGGGAAGACATCCTGGTGAACTCGTCTCTTCATTGTCATTGCCAAATGCAAAAGATCTAATACTAAATGATGTGTTAGACTCACGTCTCCCACCACCAACACAATTGGTAGCACAAGATCTGTCTTTCTCAATGATGCTTGCAATTGCATGCTTGCATACCAATCCAAGATCCCGTCCAACTATGCAATATGTATCTCAAGAACTAGGAAATCCTACAAATTCTTATCGCAACCCTTTAGTATAA
- the LOC122654030 gene encoding uncharacterized N-acetyltransferase p20, whose amino-acid sequence MDSSRISLRPFKLSDVDDIMEWAGDDRVTQFLRRETFKSRDEAFSFIKDVCIPHPWRRSICLDDRSIGYVSISPASGKDRCRADLGYALAAQYWGQGIVTIAVKMALASLLKDLPDVMRLQALADLENKASQRVLEKAGFLKEGILRKYFSLKGQIRDLVMYSFLAIETVPN is encoded by the coding sequence ATGGATTCATCGAGAATCTCTCTCCGGCCGTTTAAACTTTCAGATGTAGATGATATCATGGAATGGGCAGGCGATGATCGGGTGACTCAATTTCTTAGACgggagaccttcaaatcaaGGGATGAGGCTTTCAGTTTCATCAAAGATGTTTGCATCCCCCACCCTTGGCGTCGATCCATATGTTTAGACGACCGTTCGATCGGATATGTTTCGATTTCTCCGGCATCCGGCAAAGACAGGTGTAGAGCTGATCTTGGATATGCTTTAGCTGCACAGTATTGGGGTCAAGGAATAGTCACCATAGCTGTGAAGATGGCACTGGCTTCTCTATTAAAAGATTTACCTGATGTGATGAGGCTACAAGCTTTGGCTGATTTAGAAAATAAGGCCTCACAGAGGGTCCTTGAAAAGGCTGGGTTCCTTAAAGAGGGTATTTTGAGAAAGTATTTCTCTCTTAAAGGTCAGATTAGAGATTTAGTTATGTATAGTTTTTTAGCTATTGAAACTGTCCCAAATTGA